From a region of the Toxotes jaculatrix isolate fToxJac2 chromosome 7, fToxJac2.pri, whole genome shotgun sequence genome:
- the LOC121184780 gene encoding arrestin domain-containing protein 3-like yields the protein MTVKHLSVEYNKVNERGTFSPGDIISGRVIVVTSKETKVQCFLVRAKGKAEVTWCEQGQTTVVHSDKKKYFYFEHIILQDKSKGDGSEIIGAGRNVYPFTFVIPNIDMPSSYEGKWGKITYSLRAQLTQSIWLVHKTKTEFPFLTKSDFPFASKSEMIIIGLKEQQCVTRISFFGSGKVTMNVTSEKMGVKQGEALGVSVEVLNDSARTVTPKFYLCEKQTFVAQSKRTVHTNDILFGIGDSVPAGTSRIITKVLSIPPQLPPTFFNCCMMKLEYRLKVTLDVPLAKDPDIKLPLVILLGLPKPHQQKPKRSIWFRKLPG from the exons ATGACTGTAAAGCATCTCTCGGTGGAATACAACAAGGTGAATGAACGAGGCACCTTCTCTCCTGGGGACATTATCTCTGGAAGGGTGATAGTGGTGACCAGCAAGGAAACCAAAGTGCAGTGTTTTCTGGTCAGAGCCAAAGGAAAAGCTGAGGTAACATGGTGTGAACAAGGACAAACCACAGTGGTTCACAGCGATAAGaagaaatacttttattttgaacacATTATTCTTCAGGATAAAAGCAAAGGAGATG GTTCAGAAATCATTGGCGCTGGGAGAAATGTGTATCCATTCACCTTTGTGATTCCCAACAT AGACATGCCCTCATCTTATGAGGGGAAATGGGGCAAGATTACATATAGTTTGCGAGCACAGCTGACTCAGTCGATCTGGCTTGTCCACAAAACCAAGACTGAGTTCCCTTTCCTGACCAAGTCTGATTTTCCCTTTGCCTCCAAATCAGAAATGATAATCATCGGACTTAAG GAGCAACAGTGTGTGACCAGGATTTCATTTTTTGGCTCTGGAAAGGTTACTATGAATGTTACCTCAGAAAAAATGGGAGTGAAGCAAG GTGAGGCACTGGGAGTCTCTGTCGAAGTACTCAACGACTCAGCACGAACAGTAACCCCCAAATTCTACCTATGTGAGAAGCAGACCTTTGTTGCTCAGTCAAAGAGGACAGTGCACACAAATGACATCCTCTTTGGGATTGGAGACTCAGTTCCAGCTGGGACCAGTAGGATTATAACCAAAGTTCTGAGCATCCCCCCACAGCTCCCCCCGACCTTCTTCAACTGCTGCATGATGAAGCTCGAGTACAGACTCAAG GTCACTCTTGACGTCCCGCTAGCAAAAGACCCGGACATCAAACTTCCTCTGGTCATTCTTTTGGGTTTACCAAAACCACATCAACAAAAACCTAAGAGATCCATCTGGTTTAGAAAGCTTCCTGGTTAA